Proteins encoded in a region of the Halostella limicola genome:
- a CDS encoding AMP-dependent synthetase/ligase has product MTWREAEANYTDEVIEMTTLPRMFEDAAARNEHRPAQQYKGGVYDRSLAGTVVQAAPDGEFRALSYADVREIVRNLAAGFRDLGVAAGDRVGLYADTRMEWAQCDFALLAAGAAVTTVYKGSSESQVRYLLDDPDATAVVVEGEEQLDRVLAVEDDLDLEFVVTMDDVDSDREDVYGLAEVHERGATAFDPDEYESWLDERDVDDLASLIYTSGTTGQPKGVKLTHRNFRSNVNQIRRRYAPRPDRKGGPAIDEETKTVSFLPLAHVFERTAGHFLQFASGACIAYAESPDTLQEDFQAVGPTAATSVPRVYEKIYDAIREQASESDAKQRIFEWATEVGREYQRADSPGIALRAKKALADKLVFGKVKDALGGNVEFLISGGGSLSPDLCALYHGMGLPIYEGYGLTETSPVLAVNPPDEPKVGTIGPPVHGVEVRIDESVVPEGQFDEADGRVGELLVRGPNVTEGYWNRPEETEAAFADGESAAAADGEAGGDAGGDDGRWFRTGDVVEYRDDEYIVFKERAKQLLVLSTGKNVAPAPIEDAFASSQVVEQCMVMGDGEKFVSALLVPNVETVRQWADEEGVDLPDDRAALCRDDRVREFVQAEVDRVNERFEPHERIKQFRLVPEEFTEENGLLTPTMKKKRRNILDRFGDEVEAIYAD; this is encoded by the coding sequence ATGACCTGGCGGGAGGCCGAAGCGAACTACACTGACGAAGTCATCGAGATGACGACGCTGCCGCGGATGTTCGAGGACGCGGCGGCGCGCAACGAGCACCGTCCCGCCCAGCAGTACAAGGGCGGCGTGTACGACCGGTCGCTCGCCGGGACGGTCGTGCAGGCCGCGCCGGACGGCGAGTTCCGCGCGCTGTCGTACGCCGACGTCCGCGAGATCGTGCGCAATCTGGCCGCGGGCTTTCGCGACCTCGGCGTCGCCGCCGGCGACCGCGTCGGCCTCTACGCCGACACGCGGATGGAGTGGGCGCAGTGCGACTTCGCCCTGCTCGCGGCCGGCGCGGCCGTGACGACGGTGTACAAGGGCTCCTCCGAGTCGCAGGTGCGGTACCTGCTCGACGACCCTGACGCGACCGCCGTCGTCGTGGAGGGGGAGGAGCAACTCGACAGGGTGCTCGCCGTCGAGGACGACCTCGACCTGGAGTTCGTCGTGACGATGGACGACGTGGACAGCGACCGGGAGGACGTGTACGGCCTCGCGGAGGTCCACGAGCGCGGCGCGACGGCGTTCGACCCGGACGAGTACGAGTCGTGGCTCGACGAGCGCGACGTCGACGACCTCGCGAGCCTGATCTACACCTCCGGGACGACGGGCCAGCCGAAGGGCGTGAAGCTCACACACCGCAACTTCCGGTCGAACGTCAACCAGATCCGCAGGCGCTACGCGCCGCGCCCCGACCGTAAGGGCGGGCCGGCCATCGACGAGGAGACGAAGACGGTGTCGTTCCTACCGCTCGCGCACGTGTTCGAGCGCACGGCCGGCCACTTCCTGCAGTTCGCCAGCGGGGCCTGCATCGCGTACGCGGAGAGCCCCGACACGCTGCAGGAGGACTTCCAGGCCGTCGGGCCGACCGCCGCGACGAGCGTGCCGCGGGTGTACGAGAAGATCTACGACGCCATCCGCGAGCAGGCCAGCGAGTCCGACGCGAAACAGCGGATCTTCGAGTGGGCCACGGAGGTCGGCCGCGAGTACCAGCGGGCCGATTCCCCCGGCATCGCCCTCCGGGCGAAGAAGGCCCTCGCGGACAAGCTCGTCTTCGGCAAGGTGAAGGACGCGCTGGGGGGCAACGTCGAGTTCCTCATCAGCGGCGGCGGGAGCCTCTCGCCGGACCTCTGTGCCCTGTACCACGGCATGGGGCTGCCCATCTACGAGGGGTACGGCCTCACCGAGACCTCCCCCGTGCTGGCCGTCAACCCGCCGGACGAGCCGAAGGTCGGTACCATCGGGCCACCGGTCCACGGCGTCGAGGTCCGGATCGACGAGTCGGTCGTCCCGGAGGGGCAGTTCGACGAGGCCGACGGGCGGGTCGGCGAACTGCTCGTTCGCGGGCCGAACGTCACCGAGGGGTACTGGAACAGGCCCGAGGAGACCGAGGCGGCGTTCGCGGACGGCGAGTCCGCCGCGGCGGCCGACGGCGAGGCGGGCGGAGACGCCGGCGGCGATGACGGCCGCTGGTTCCGCACCGGCGACGTGGTCGAGTACCGCGACGACGAGTACATCGTGTTCAAGGAGCGCGCCAAGCAACTGCTCGTGCTGTCGACGGGGAAGAACGTCGCACCCGCGCCCATCGAAGACGCCTTCGCGTCGAGCCAGGTCGTCGAGCAGTGCATGGTGATGGGCGACGGCGAGAAGTTCGTCAGCGCCCTCCTCGTGCCGAACGTCGAGACGGTGCGACAGTGGGCCGACGAGGAGGGGGTCGACCTGCCCGACGACCGCGCCGCGCTCTGCCGGGACGACCGCGTCCGCGAGTTCGTGCAGGCGGAGGTCGACCGGGTCAACGAGCGGTTCGAACCCCACGAGCGGATCAAGCAGTTCCGGCTCGTTCCGGAGGAGTTCACCGAGGAAAACGGCCTGCTCACGCCGACGATGAAGAAGAAGCGCCGGAACATCCTCGACCGGTTCGGCGACGAGGTCGAGGCGATATACGCGGACTGA
- a CDS encoding cation:proton antiporter domain-containing protein, whose translation MSSSVLLPTVAVIVAVGVIAQILADRYRVPSVLFLITGGIVLGPEVLGLVTSGLFGGALSTIVGLAVAIIVFEGAFHLKVEKLKEAPSAAFRLVTIGAVIAFLGTAAAVKFAISGATWGTALLVGALLVATGPTVITPILNVVPVRDRVAAAMETEGIVNDVTAAIAAVVIFETMRPGHANPSSAAPEFASRLGIGLLVGIIVAAVIWYVLRYVDLSPGNAPRNARLLTLAGAVVAYGAADYLLAEAGVAAVATAGLVLGNVDIPYEDDIEEFKGDVTLIVLSFVFIALAALLRFDDLIALGVGGVVVVLFVALVLRPFLVFLSTTGDRFTRGEKLFVSFVGPRGIIPASVATLFAIQLQSQGNAEQAGILVGTVFLVILTTVVFEAGLARQIAEYLDVIPMRVLIVGGGKVGRSLAERLEDRGENVVLIENDESIVERARNDGFTVHKGDGTDTEVLRSAGADNAKIVAAATGDDDANLLVAQLASSKFDVETVIARANNPDNVDAFEDLGVRTISASMATAWAMDNVIERPALSNWMTELGRTGDVQEIEVTAEDLVGTTIEELDGELPNGVLIALVGRGGDNHVPDADFTLQHGDHITFLGRKDAVHEALARCHPHD comes from the coding sequence GTGAGCAGCAGCGTCCTCCTTCCGACGGTGGCCGTCATCGTCGCCGTCGGCGTCATCGCCCAGATACTCGCCGACCGATACAGGGTGCCGAGCGTCCTCTTTCTCATCACCGGCGGGATCGTGCTCGGCCCGGAGGTGCTCGGCCTCGTCACCAGCGGTCTGTTCGGCGGCGCGCTCTCGACTATCGTCGGGCTCGCCGTCGCCATCATCGTCTTCGAGGGCGCGTTTCACCTCAAGGTCGAGAAGCTGAAGGAGGCCCCCTCCGCGGCGTTCCGCCTCGTCACGATCGGGGCCGTGATCGCCTTCCTCGGCACCGCGGCGGCGGTGAAGTTCGCCATCTCGGGGGCGACGTGGGGGACCGCGCTGCTGGTCGGCGCCCTGCTCGTCGCCACTGGGCCGACGGTGATCACGCCGATCCTGAACGTCGTCCCCGTCCGGGACCGGGTCGCCGCCGCGATGGAGACCGAGGGGATCGTCAACGACGTCACCGCGGCCATCGCCGCGGTCGTCATCTTCGAGACGATGCGCCCGGGCCACGCCAACCCGTCCTCCGCGGCGCCCGAGTTCGCGTCGCGGCTCGGCATCGGCCTCCTCGTCGGCATCATCGTCGCGGCGGTGATCTGGTACGTGCTCCGCTACGTCGACCTCTCGCCGGGGAACGCGCCGCGCAACGCCCGCCTGCTCACGCTGGCGGGCGCGGTCGTCGCCTACGGCGCCGCCGACTACTTGCTGGCCGAGGCCGGCGTTGCCGCGGTCGCCACCGCGGGCCTCGTCCTCGGCAACGTCGACATCCCGTACGAGGACGACATCGAGGAGTTCAAGGGCGACGTGACGCTCATCGTCCTCTCGTTCGTCTTCATCGCCCTCGCGGCGCTGCTGCGGTTCGACGACCTCATCGCGCTCGGCGTCGGCGGCGTCGTCGTCGTCCTCTTCGTCGCGCTCGTCCTGCGCCCGTTTCTCGTGTTCCTCTCGACGACGGGCGACCGGTTCACGCGCGGCGAGAAGCTGTTCGTCAGCTTCGTCGGGCCGCGGGGCATCATCCCGGCCTCGGTCGCCACGCTGTTTGCGATCCAGTTGCAGAGCCAGGGCAACGCGGAGCAGGCGGGCATCCTCGTCGGCACCGTGTTCCTCGTCATCCTCACGACCGTCGTGTTCGAGGCGGGCCTCGCCCGACAGATAGCCGAATACTTAGACGTGATTCCAATGCGTGTACTCATCGTCGGAGGCGGAAAGGTGGGCCGATCGCTCGCCGAACGCCTCGAAGACCGCGGAGAGAACGTCGTCCTCATCGAGAACGACGAATCGATCGTCGAACGCGCCCGCAACGACGGCTTCACCGTCCACAAGGGCGACGGCACCGACACCGAGGTGCTGCGCTCGGCGGGCGCCGACAACGCCAAGATCGTCGCCGCCGCCACCGGGGACGACGACGCCAACCTGCTCGTCGCACAGCTCGCGAGCTCGAAGTTCGACGTCGAAACCGTGATCGCTCGCGCGAACAACCCGGACAACGTCGACGCCTTCGAGGACCTGGGCGTGCGCACCATCTCCGCCTCGATGGCGACGGCGTGGGCCATGGACAACGTCATCGAGCGGCCCGCGCTGTCGAACTGGATGACGGAACTGGGTCGGACCGGCGACGTCCAGGAGATCGAGGTGACCGCCGAGGACCTCGTCGGCACGACGATCGAGGAACTCGACGGGGAGCTTCCCAACGGCGTCCTCATCGCGCTCGTCGGCCGGGGCGGGGACAACCACGTCCCGGACGCCGACTTCACGCTCCAGCACGGCGACCACATCACCTTCCTCGGCCGGAAGGACGCCGTCCACGAGGCGCTCGCGCGCTGCCATCCGCACGACTGA
- a CDS encoding AMP-dependent synthetase/ligase: protein MSWRDAERAYDDAVIEMTTLPRMFEDAAARHESRPAQRYKGGIYDRSLVGTAVDPAPDGEYASLTYDEMRGIVRNLAAGFRALGVRDGDRVGLFANTRMEWAQCDFALLAAGGVVTTVYKSSSPEQVRYLLDDPGATGVVVENQTLLERVLSVSEFLDLRFIIVLDEIDDEHAEMEGVYTLADVYEQGAKRFDEAEYESWIDDRDVEDLASLVYTSGTTGQPKGVKLTHRNVRANVNQLRKRYGPRPDKGSDTAVIDEETQTVSYLPLAHIFERTTGHFLQFAGGACVAYAESPDTLKEDFQTIKPTSATSVPRVYEKIYDAIREEASESDFKKRVFEWATDVSRAYYRADKPGYGLRTKMWLADKLVFSDVKEALGGNVEYLSSGGGTLSEELCTLYHGMGLPIYEGYGLTEAAPVVSSNPSEEPKIGTIGPTLPGVDVKIDKSIVPEGQFDDTLGDVGELLVKGPNVTEGYWNKPEETEEAFYEDEDGRWFRTGDIVQKRPDDYLVFRERAKQILVLSTGKNVAPAPIEDAFAASDVIQQVMVLGDGRKFIGALVVPDFETLRAAAEAEGVDVPSDPQAMCDHERVREVIEREVGAVNERFEPHEQIKEFRLVTEEFTEENDLLTPSMKKKRRNILDRYDDEVADIYGDDAAADPTPEPAE, encoded by the coding sequence ATGTCATGGCGGGATGCTGAACGGGCGTACGACGACGCGGTGATCGAGATGACGACGCTGCCGCGGATGTTCGAGGACGCGGCGGCGAGACACGAGTCGCGACCGGCGCAGCGGTACAAGGGCGGCATCTACGACCGGTCGCTGGTCGGGACCGCGGTCGACCCGGCGCCGGACGGCGAGTACGCGTCGCTCACCTACGACGAGATGCGGGGGATCGTCCGGAACCTCGCGGCCGGGTTCCGCGCGCTCGGCGTGCGGGACGGCGACCGCGTCGGCCTGTTCGCGAACACGCGGATGGAGTGGGCGCAGTGCGACTTCGCCCTGCTCGCGGCCGGGGGCGTCGTGACGACGGTGTACAAGAGCTCGTCCCCCGAGCAGGTACGGTACCTGCTCGACGACCCGGGCGCGACCGGCGTCGTCGTCGAGAACCAGACGCTGCTGGAGCGCGTCCTCTCCGTCTCGGAGTTCCTCGACCTGCGGTTCATCATCGTACTTGACGAGATCGACGACGAGCACGCCGAGATGGAGGGCGTGTACACGCTCGCCGACGTGTACGAGCAGGGGGCGAAGCGCTTCGACGAGGCGGAGTACGAGTCGTGGATCGACGACCGGGACGTCGAGGACCTGGCGAGTCTGGTGTACACGAGCGGGACGACGGGCCAGCCGAAGGGCGTGAAGCTCACCCACCGCAACGTCCGGGCGAACGTCAACCAGCTGCGCAAGCGCTACGGCCCGCGCCCGGACAAGGGGTCCGACACGGCCGTCATCGACGAGGAGACCCAGACGGTGTCGTACCTGCCGCTGGCGCACATCTTCGAGCGGACGACCGGTCACTTCCTCCAGTTCGCCGGCGGCGCCTGCGTCGCGTACGCGGAGAGCCCCGACACCCTCAAGGAGGACTTCCAGACCATCAAACCGACCTCCGCGACGAGCGTGCCGCGGGTGTACGAGAAGATCTACGACGCGATCCGGGAGGAGGCAAGCGAGTCGGATTTCAAGAAGCGGGTGTTCGAGTGGGCGACCGACGTGAGCCGGGCGTACTACCGGGCGGACAAACCGGGCTACGGCCTGCGCACGAAGATGTGGCTGGCGGACAAGCTCGTGTTCAGCGACGTCAAGGAGGCGCTGGGCGGCAACGTGGAGTACCTCTCCAGCGGCGGCGGCACGCTGTCGGAGGAACTCTGTACGCTGTATCACGGCATGGGGCTGCCCATCTACGAGGGGTACGGACTCACGGAGGCCGCCCCGGTCGTCTCCTCGAACCCGTCCGAGGAGCCGAAGATCGGCACCATCGGCCCGACGCTTCCCGGCGTCGACGTGAAGATCGACAAGTCGATCGTCCCGGAGGGGCAGTTCGACGACACGCTCGGCGACGTCGGCGAACTGCTCGTGAAGGGGCCGAACGTGACGGAGGGATACTGGAACAAGCCCGAAGAAACCGAGGAAGCGTTCTACGAGGACGAGGACGGCCGGTGGTTCCGGACGGGCGACATCGTCCAGAAGCGACCGGACGACTACCTCGTCTTCCGGGAGCGAGCGAAGCAGATCCTCGTGCTGTCGACGGGGAAAAACGTCGCGCCGGCCCCCATCGAGGACGCGTTCGCCGCCAGCGACGTGATCCAGCAGGTGATGGTGCTCGGCGACGGCCGGAAGTTCATCGGCGCGCTCGTCGTCCCCGACTTCGAGACGCTCCGGGCCGCCGCGGAGGCCGAGGGCGTCGACGTCCCGTCGGACCCCCAGGCGATGTGCGACCACGAGCGCGTCCGCGAGGTCATCGAGCGCGAGGTCGGGGCGGTCAACGAGCGGTTCGAACCCCACGAGCAGATCAAGGAGTTCCGACTGGTCACCGAGGAGTTCACCGAGGAGAACGACCTGCTCACGCCGTCGATGAAGAAGAAGCGCCGGAACATCCTCGACCGGTACGACGACGAGGTCGCGGACATCTACGGCGACGACGCGGCCGCGGATCCGACCCCAGAGCCCGCGGAGTAG